The following proteins are co-located in the Chlorogloeopsis sp. ULAP01 genome:
- a CDS encoding TRAP transporter small permease subunit, producing the protein MEKLLKISRIIDTCNERIGRYTSWLVLVMVILGVWNVIGRWLGRFSGSSLTSNAYIEAQWYIFDLVFLLGAAYALKHNEHVRVDVFYSNWQHKRKALADFVGTVFFLIPFCIMVIVFSWDAIVASWRIWEASPDPGGLPRYPIKAMIIVGFVLLIFQGISEAIKNLAILAGKLESQEERHDI; encoded by the coding sequence TTGGAAAAACTATTAAAAATATCAAGAATTATTGACACCTGTAATGAACGCATCGGTCGATATACCAGTTGGTTGGTGCTAGTAATGGTAATACTCGGCGTGTGGAATGTGATCGGACGATGGTTGGGACGTTTTAGCGGCAGCAGCCTAACTTCTAACGCTTACATAGAAGCACAATGGTATATTTTTGATTTGGTGTTCTTGCTGGGAGCAGCTTATGCACTCAAACACAACGAACACGTCCGAGTTGATGTTTTTTATAGTAATTGGCAGCACAAGCGCAAAGCATTAGCAGACTTTGTAGGTACAGTATTTTTTCTGATACCTTTCTGCATTATGGTAATTGTTTTTTCTTGGGATGCCATTGTTGCTTCATGGCGAATTTGGGAAGCATCGCCCGATCCTGGTGGATTGCCACGCTATCCAATTAAAGCAATGATTATTGTCGGTTTTGTGTTGCTAATTTTTCAAGGAATTTCTGAGGCTATCAAAAACTTAGCGATTCTTGCAGGCAAACTCGAATCCCAGGAGGAACGCCATGACATTTGA
- a CDS encoding nuclear transport factor 2 family protein: MVQNSEHTLKVAQQAFEHFRHGMETGEWNQFLDILTEDFSFWFPMGKFHGLNVGKERAQEFFQYVTQTFSSGLQLTSLDRITSSETTVVFEFRDEGLLFGQPYKNRVAVSFDVRGDKICAYREYFGSDGKSN; encoded by the coding sequence ATGGTACAAAATTCAGAACATACTTTAAAAGTTGCCCAGCAAGCCTTTGAACATTTCAGGCATGGTATGGAAACAGGTGAATGGAACCAATTTTTAGACATACTCACTGAAGACTTCAGCTTTTGGTTTCCAATGGGAAAATTTCACGGATTGAATGTGGGCAAAGAAAGAGCACAAGAATTTTTTCAATACGTTACTCAAACTTTTAGTTCAGGTTTACAACTGACATCCTTAGACCGTATTACTAGTAGTGAAACAACAGTTGTATTTGAATTTCGAGACGAAGGACTTTTATTCGGGCAACCTTACAAAAATCGGGTTGCGGTTTCCTTTGATGTGCGTGGAGATAAAATATGTGCATATCGGGAGTATTTTGGTAGCGACGGCAAATCTAATTGA
- a CDS encoding NAD-binding protein, translated as MSFSENTYQSINSTQTKLDRFLVCGLGSLGQHCVVVLKEYGATVSAIDLVQPKNWDVSNLENLLEDLLIGDCRQASILEQAHIRQCRTVLLVTSDERVNIEAAFAARLLNPQARLVVRSEKQNLNQLLSENLGNFIAFEPNQLTASAFAFAALGDENLGYFNLAGRKLRVAKYQIQPNDLWCNKWQVHQLNTSFRRILNHASNSSELPNHFYEWEPETVLRSGDTIVYIEIADLFPLAQQAATKTKPEAQQLWQKIFLAMSWNNLKQKLMQVWQSGDRDRTVRVAIICSITVIFLSFWGTILYRWHYPGINIAEAFYATAVLLLGGYGDVFGGVEFEQQMPGWLRLFSLGLTLAGTAFVGVLYALLTDKLLSSRFQFFFTSPRLLIPQQDHVVLIGLNRVGRQVATLLQELKQPIVGITSTAVEPNFSLQLPVIVDNFTNALATANITDAKSVVVITEDEMENLEIGLMAHSQAANSGLVIRTYNRQFSDKVAQLFSYAQVLCTSALSAEVFAAAAFGENVLGLFHLNNQTIQVVEYMVEDGDTLNGLMLYDIAYGYGAVPILYQKTSKSPAKLMPAYETRLAVGDRMIVLATSNSLQRIERGELSPRNWYVQVEKALTSDAIFDGANEISIISGCSIGTARDLMRNLPGRLPQPLYRQQAQRLVFKLNKLRAIAYLLPVDSSTENSSHPSC; from the coding sequence GTGTCATTTTCAGAAAATACCTATCAATCTATTAACAGTACTCAAACAAAACTAGATCGGTTTTTAGTTTGTGGATTGGGAAGTTTAGGTCAGCATTGTGTTGTAGTCCTCAAAGAGTATGGTGCGACTGTTAGCGCAATTGATCTAGTACAACCAAAGAACTGGGATGTATCAAATTTAGAGAATTTATTAGAGGATTTATTGATTGGAGACTGCCGCCAGGCAAGTATTTTAGAACAGGCGCATATTCGTCAATGTCGAACTGTGCTTTTGGTGACAAGTGATGAGCGAGTCAATATAGAAGCTGCCTTTGCAGCACGACTTTTAAATCCTCAGGCTCGCTTGGTTGTACGCTCTGAAAAACAAAATTTAAATCAACTTTTAAGTGAAAATCTTGGTAATTTTATTGCCTTTGAGCCAAATCAACTGACTGCTTCTGCTTTTGCTTTTGCAGCTCTTGGTGATGAGAATCTTGGATATTTTAACCTTGCGGGGCGCAAGCTGAGAGTGGCAAAGTATCAAATTCAACCTAATGATCTCTGGTGTAATAAATGGCAGGTACATCAACTAAACACTTCTTTTCGGCGGATTTTAAATCACGCTAGTAATTCATCTGAACTGCCCAATCATTTTTATGAGTGGGAGCCAGAGACAGTGTTGCGTTCAGGAGATACTATCGTTTATATCGAAATTGCAGATCTGTTTCCCTTGGCACAGCAAGCGGCAACGAAAACAAAGCCAGAAGCACAACAGTTATGGCAGAAAATTTTCTTGGCTATGTCATGGAATAATCTCAAACAAAAGCTGATGCAAGTTTGGCAATCAGGCGATCGCGATCGCACTGTACGAGTTGCAATTATCTGTAGTATTACAGTCATCTTTCTGTCTTTTTGGGGAACAATTCTCTATCGCTGGCATTATCCCGGCATCAATATCGCAGAGGCTTTTTACGCTACAGCAGTCTTACTGTTGGGAGGATATGGTGATGTTTTCGGAGGTGTTGAATTTGAGCAACAAATGCCAGGATGGTTGCGGTTATTTAGCTTGGGGCTAACATTGGCAGGTACGGCTTTTGTGGGGGTGTTGTATGCACTGTTAACTGATAAGCTTCTGAGTTCAAGATTTCAATTTTTCTTTACTAGCCCGCGTTTGTTGATCCCTCAGCAAGATCATGTGGTGCTGATTGGATTAAATCGAGTCGGGCGGCAAGTTGCGACACTCCTACAGGAACTCAAGCAACCCATAGTTGGAATTACTAGTACAGCCGTTGAACCAAATTTTTCACTTCAATTACCAGTAATTGTTGATAACTTTACCAACGCTTTAGCTACTGCAAATATTACTGATGCTAAAAGTGTTGTTGTTATTACTGAAGATGAAATGGAGAATCTAGAAATTGGTTTGATGGCTCACTCTCAGGCTGCCAACAGTGGCTTGGTGATTCGCACCTACAATCGCCAATTTAGTGATAAGGTAGCGCAGTTGTTTTCTTATGCACAAGTGTTGTGTACTTCTGCTTTATCGGCAGAAGTTTTTGCTGCTGCCGCCTTTGGAGAAAATGTTCTTGGCTTATTTCACTTGAATAATCAAACGATTCAGGTGGTAGAGTATATGGTTGAGGATGGCGATACACTGAATGGATTGATGTTATACGATATCGCCTATGGTTACGGCGCTGTACCAATTCTTTACCAAAAGACATCAAAATCACCTGCGAAGTTAATGCCTGCTTACGAAACACGGCTTGCTGTTGGCGATCGCATGATTGTTCTGGCAACTAGTAATAGTCTGCAACGAATTGAACGAGGTGAATTATCTCCTCGAAATTGGTACGTACAGGTTGAGAAAGCTTTAACTAGCGATGCTATTTTTGATGGTGCCAATGAAATCAGCATTATTTCCGGGTGTAGTATCGGCACTGCTAGGGATTTGATGAGAAACTTGCCTGGGCGACTACCGCAACCATTATATAGACAGCAAGCCCAGCGTTTAGTATTTAAGCTCAATAAATTAAGAGCGATCGCGTACTTGTTACCTGTTGATAGCAGTACAGAAAATTCAAGTCACCCAAGTTGTTAA
- a CDS encoding flavin monoamine oxidase family protein, which translates to MFNLNRRQFLWLSTLAVGATVAYDRVQAQKPTSPGALPKGLPRRKVLIVGAGISGLVAAYELTAVGHDVTILEARKHIGGRVLTLRGAFQGKDLVELGAARIPPNHHLTLGYIKHFGLRLSPFAPAAGKYLTMKGGKRLLVAAKELFQNQPQIRTQEIQKLTDGCDLLPQAFAQALTEKIKLDDSVTRIVQTSNGVEVSCLSGQRYLADCVLCTVPLTVLNQIAFSPDLSPAKKQAAAGGYNYRAATRCFVQFPNRFWEKDNLNGWGFFDDEELWHTTWDSPEKTGILHAYLKGEKALEMDAFKGKAQQTKLLQHWEKILPGVTNYSVQSHFYSWTKDVWAKGGWAYPTDEQEKKLFSELGKSQGQIYFAGEHTSKTRGWLQGALESGLNAAQEIHFAGSSVPLMKK; encoded by the coding sequence ATGTTCAACCTGAATCGTCGTCAGTTTTTATGGCTGAGTACTCTCGCCGTCGGCGCAACTGTAGCCTATGATCGAGTACAAGCCCAAAAACCAACTTCCCCCGGCGCTTTACCCAAAGGATTGCCGCGTCGAAAAGTACTCATTGTCGGTGCGGGTATTTCCGGTTTAGTGGCAGCGTATGAATTAACAGCAGTTGGTCATGATGTCACCATTTTAGAAGCAAGGAAACATATCGGCGGTAGAGTGTTAACCCTGCGGGGAGCCTTTCAAGGCAAAGATTTAGTAGAACTTGGAGCGGCTAGAATCCCACCAAATCATCATTTAACCCTTGGTTACATCAAACATTTTGGTTTAAGACTTTCACCGTTTGCACCAGCAGCTGGGAAATATCTCACGATGAAGGGCGGAAAACGTCTATTAGTCGCAGCGAAAGAACTATTTCAGAATCAACCACAAATCCGTACCCAAGAGATTCAAAAACTGACGGATGGATGTGATCTACTTCCCCAAGCATTCGCCCAAGCATTGACAGAAAAAATTAAACTTGATGATTCTGTGACTCGGATTGTACAAACATCTAATGGTGTTGAAGTGTCGTGCTTATCAGGGCAACGATATCTTGCTGATTGTGTGTTGTGTACTGTCCCGTTAACCGTTTTAAATCAGATTGCTTTTTCACCTGACTTATCTCCGGCAAAAAAACAGGCGGCGGCAGGAGGATATAACTATCGAGCAGCAACCCGTTGCTTTGTTCAATTCCCTAATCGGTTCTGGGAAAAGGATAACTTAAATGGATGGGGATTTTTCGACGATGAAGAACTCTGGCATACTACTTGGGATAGTCCCGAAAAAACAGGTATTCTTCATGCTTATTTAAAAGGAGAAAAAGCTCTTGAGATGGATGCTTTTAAAGGCAAAGCTCAACAGACAAAATTACTCCAGCATTGGGAGAAGATTCTGCCTGGGGTAACTAATTACTCTGTTCAATCGCACTTTTATTCATGGACAAAAGATGTCTGGGCAAAAGGAGGCTGGGCTTATCCGACAGATGAACAGGAGAAGAAACTATTTTCAGAATTAGGGAAGTCACAAGGACAGATTTACTTCGCTGGAGAGCATACTTCCAAGACGAGAGGCTGGCTTCAAGGAGCATTAGAATCTGGACTCAACGCTGCTCAAGAAATTCACTTTGCTGGCTCTTCCGTTCCCTTGATGAAAAAGTGA
- a CDS encoding Uma2 family endonuclease, translated as MLVVEVVSESTETTDYRSKRSEYAVLEILEYWIVDPIQEIVTVCTLVEGFYDAVAFRGQESIISSTFPQLDLTAEQVLAARRN; from the coding sequence ATACTAGTAGTAGAAGTCGTCAGCGAATCTACAGAAACCACAGATTACCGCAGCAAACGTTCTGAATATGCTGTTCTCGAAATTCTGGAATACTGGATTGTTGATCCTATTCAAGAGATAGTAACGGTATGCACTCTAGTAGAAGGGTTTTATGATGCTGTTGCATTCCGAGGACAAGAATCTATCATCTCTTCCACTTTCCCACAGTTGGATTTGACTGCCGAACAAGTTTTGGCAGCACGACGGAACTGA
- a CDS encoding DUF4278 domain-containing protein — MKLNYRGLSYEANSQNIEIVQTEINGKFRGVNYHISRPVHSASSSVGVTLKFRGASYSKI, encoded by the coding sequence ATGAAACTGAATTATCGCGGTTTATCTTATGAAGCTAATTCTCAAAATATTGAAATAGTCCAAACAGAGATTAACGGCAAGTTTCGTGGAGTAAATTATCACATTTCTCGCCCAGTCCACTCAGCAAGTTCTTCAGTAGGAGTAACTCTGAAATTTCGTGGAGCTAGTTACTCGAAAATCTAA
- a CDS encoding pentapeptide repeat-containing protein — MRITVEELLQRYAAGERDFTGIQIDGVEMSEVNLSGIDLSDSDLGEIYMEDINFTGANFRSSRIGQAGLIRCILRDADLSAANLGFAHLSGADLTNAKLVNAYLSGADMVETNLTGADLEGADMKRSIFCNTIMPDGSIRTDNI; from the coding sequence ATGAGGATAACTGTTGAGGAGTTGTTGCAGAGATATGCTGCTGGGGAGAGAGATTTCACTGGGATTCAAATTGATGGTGTTGAAATGTCTGAAGTTAATTTGAGTGGAATCGATCTGAGTGATTCCGACTTGGGGGAAATTTACATGGAAGATATTAACTTCACCGGAGCTAATTTCCGTAGCAGTCGTATTGGTCAGGCTGGTTTAATCCGGTGTATCCTCAGAGATGCTGACTTGAGTGCTGCTAACTTGGGTTTTGCCCATTTGTCTGGTGCTGATTTGACTAATGCCAAGCTGGTTAATGCCTATCTCTCTGGTGCCGACATGGTTGAGACTAACTTAACTGGAGCTGACTTGGAAGGTGCTGACATGAAGCGAAGCATCTTTTGTAATACCATTATGCCAGACGGTAGCATTCGCACCGATAACATCTAA
- a CDS encoding DUF3082 domain-containing protein, with protein sequence MSEPNATQQTDTQTQAQVTPLRCVIGAVMSGGLAFAAYSLMIAIATTFANKPIHSDNPIVLNIASAVRTLVVGITALASGVFGIVAVGLLALGIQLLFQQLSKRQS encoded by the coding sequence ATGAGTGAACCCAATGCAACACAACAAACAGATACTCAAACGCAAGCTCAAGTAACTCCCTTACGCTGTGTCATCGGAGCTGTGATGTCAGGAGGATTGGCATTTGCAGCATACTCCCTCATGATTGCGATCGCTACAACATTTGCCAATAAACCAATTCATTCTGATAATCCCATCGTATTGAATATCGCCTCTGCTGTTCGTACCTTAGTTGTAGGCATAACTGCTTTGGCATCTGGAGTTTTTGGAATAGTTGCTGTTGGTTTGCTCGCTTTAGGTATTCAACTTCTATTTCAGCAACTTTCTAAACGTCAATCATAG
- the ispE gene encoding 4-(cytidine 5'-diphospho)-2-C-methyl-D-erythritol kinase, translating into MRSYSLIAPAKINLYLEIIGDRPDGFHELAMILQSIGLADQINVQVGGTESIRVRCNHPQVPTNKSNLAYRAAELMATEFPDAYAKYGGVDIAIAKHIPVAAGLAGGSTNAAAVLVGIDLLWKLGLTQSELEELGATLGSDVPFCIAGGTAIATGRGEQLSPLPSLDNIYVVLAKYRSLEVSTAWAYKTYRASFGNSYIKDTEDLAARASAVHSGAMVKAILHKDATEIASKLHNDLEKVVLPAYPQVLELRETFAKQEGVLGTMMSGSGPSVFAICESKEQAEKVKLNVTTAIPDEDLELFVTQLVTHGIKVASSV; encoded by the coding sequence ATGCGTTCCTACAGTCTCATCGCCCCTGCTAAAATCAACTTATATTTAGAAATTATTGGCGATCGCCCCGATGGCTTTCATGAGTTAGCAATGATACTCCAAAGTATCGGGCTTGCCGATCAGATTAATGTACAAGTAGGGGGTACAGAATCCATTCGCGTTCGTTGCAACCATCCCCAAGTACCGACAAATAAAAGCAATTTAGCATACCGCGCCGCAGAATTGATGGCGACAGAATTTCCTGATGCCTACGCCAAATATGGTGGTGTAGATATTGCGATCGCCAAACACATTCCTGTGGCTGCTGGGTTGGCAGGTGGTTCGACAAATGCAGCAGCAGTTTTGGTGGGGATAGACTTGCTGTGGAAGTTGGGATTGACTCAGTCGGAATTAGAAGAATTGGGAGCAACTTTGGGTTCTGATGTCCCATTTTGCATTGCTGGTGGAACTGCTATTGCTACAGGCAGAGGTGAGCAACTTTCTCCTCTACCTAGCTTGGATAACATATATGTAGTATTGGCGAAATATCGCAGTCTCGAAGTTTCCACGGCTTGGGCATACAAAACTTATCGTGCCTCTTTCGGCAATTCGTATATAAAAGATACAGAAGATTTGGCTGCTCGTGCTTCGGCAGTGCATTCCGGAGCAATGGTGAAAGCTATTCTGCACAAGGATGCAACAGAAATCGCGTCAAAGCTGCACAATGATTTGGAGAAAGTCGTATTGCCAGCTTACCCCCAGGTGTTGGAACTACGAGAGACATTTGCTAAACAAGAAGGTGTTTTGGGAACAATGATGTCTGGTTCTGGGCCAAGTGTGTTTGCAATATGCGAATCTAAAGAGCAGGCAGAAAAAGTTAAATTAAATGTCACAACAGCAATACCTGATGAAGATTTGGAATTGTTCGTGACTCAGCTAGTTACACACGGCATTAAAGTAGCATCATCCGTTTAA
- the rsmA gene encoding 16S rRNA (adenine(1518)-N(6)/adenine(1519)-N(6))-dimethyltransferase RsmA, translating into MIRPRRVFAQHWLKSEKALTEILRAAELKEGERILEIGPGTGILTRRLLPLVESLVAVEIDRNLCEHLVKEFRKAENFLLLQGDFLELDLPSLLEGNSAFQNPKKVVANIPYNITGPIIEKLLGTIAKPNPEPYELIVLLIQKEVAERLVAKPSSRAFGALSVRVQYLAECELISIVPAGAFYPPPKVDSAVVRLIPRKIEPTAQEPQKLETLVKLGFAAKRKMLRNNLQSLVERDRLTQLLEQLEINPQARAEDLSVTQWVALSNQLTAKKLITDN; encoded by the coding sequence ATGATACGACCGCGCAGGGTCTTTGCTCAACATTGGCTCAAAAGTGAAAAGGCTCTCACTGAGATTTTAAGAGCCGCTGAATTAAAAGAGGGTGAACGCATTCTGGAAATCGGCCCAGGTACGGGGATTCTGACTCGTCGTTTATTACCTTTGGTAGAATCTTTAGTGGCAGTAGAAATTGACCGCAATTTGTGCGAACACTTAGTCAAAGAATTTAGAAAGGCAGAAAATTTTTTGCTTTTACAAGGAGATTTTCTTGAGTTAGATTTACCATCTCTATTAGAAGGGAATTCAGCTTTCCAAAATCCTAAGAAAGTTGTTGCTAATATTCCTTACAATATCACTGGGCCGATAATCGAAAAACTTTTGGGTACAATTGCTAAACCTAATCCAGAACCTTATGAATTAATCGTTTTATTAATACAAAAAGAAGTAGCAGAAAGATTAGTAGCAAAACCAAGTTCAAGAGCCTTTGGCGCTTTATCAGTGCGGGTACAATATTTGGCAGAGTGTGAGTTAATTAGCATAGTGCCAGCAGGAGCTTTTTACCCACCGCCGAAAGTAGATTCAGCAGTGGTGCGACTAATACCCCGCAAGATAGAACCAACTGCCCAGGAGCCGCAAAAATTAGAGACTTTGGTGAAATTGGGGTTTGCAGCCAAGCGGAAAATGCTACGAAATAATTTGCAATCACTAGTAGAACGCGATCGCTTGACTCAATTACTGGAACAATTAGAAATAAATCCCCAAGCTCGCGCTGAAGATCTCAGTGTCACGCAATGGGTTGCTTTAAGTAATCAGTTAACAGCGAAAAAACTGATAACTGATAACTGA
- a CDS encoding integrase, with protein sequence MSGNQSSSYDPRKAEWDGVPIDKWEPSKWRQWKPKYAATDEFVKMEREYLRIKHTVGQANTALSLDRVKIKLKLTSAKSIGLQGSFPCKAGDVGKNGSPHKQYTLSLGFVANDIGVKAAIAKARELDLLLITKQFKWTPELLGKQAQKLAPLNEGKNVKLISELIQEYEQEFWKTHEQNRQGIRTWESHYIRHLKKLPQDCPLSQESLEIALQKTKPNTPSRFYLAWQLKKFCDFCGFDGIKIINSYATPLPNPTIRKIPSDDEIIQGFNKIGVPLSPYASKENITLPKQWQWAYGMLATYGLRPHELFAVDLEAFTNPTNTFHLVTLNPSLTAGTKTGERNCGIPPLYPHWVELFDLKNIKLPFNGGKLSNKTAKLYIKFRTSGIGFRPYDLRHAYAIRGHRLQVPIKTMADYMGHTVQEHTKSYQRWMNEDTNLEIYKEVVIHRQGTTKEALKERIRELEAENLALKAENETLKRILIQHQLGELLS encoded by the coding sequence ATGTCTGGCAACCAATCCAGTAGCTACGATCCTCGCAAAGCCGAATGGGATGGTGTTCCAATCGATAAATGGGAACCATCGAAATGGAGGCAGTGGAAACCTAAATATGCCGCCACAGATGAGTTTGTAAAGATGGAGCGTGAGTATTTGAGAATTAAGCACACTGTTGGGCAAGCTAACACTGCTTTAAGTTTAGATAGGGTAAAAATAAAACTGAAGCTTACTAGTGCTAAGTCTATTGGTTTGCAAGGCTCTTTTCCCTGTAAAGCTGGTGATGTAGGTAAAAATGGTAGCCCTCATAAACAGTACACTCTGTCATTAGGTTTTGTTGCCAATGATATTGGTGTGAAAGCAGCGATCGCTAAAGCACGAGAATTAGATTTATTGTTAATTACTAAACAATTTAAGTGGACACCAGAACTTTTGGGTAAGCAAGCACAAAAACTAGCACCACTAAATGAAGGGAAAAATGTAAAACTCATCAGTGAATTAATTCAAGAATACGAGCAGGAATTTTGGAAAACTCACGAACAAAACAGACAAGGAATTCGGACTTGGGAAAGCCATTACATTAGGCATTTAAAAAAGCTTCCACAAGATTGTCCCCTGTCACAAGAAAGCCTAGAAATTGCACTGCAAAAAACTAAGCCAAATACACCATCTCGATTTTATTTGGCTTGGCAACTCAAGAAGTTTTGTGATTTTTGTGGATTTGATGGCATTAAAATTATTAATTCTTACGCAACTCCCCTACCCAATCCTACAATTCGGAAAATTCCTAGCGATGACGAAATTATTCAAGGTTTTAACAAAATTGGAGTACCATTATCACCATATGCTAGTAAGGAGAATATTACCTTACCCAAACAATGGCAGTGGGCATATGGAATGTTAGCAACTTATGGTTTAAGACCTCATGAACTATTTGCTGTAGATTTAGAAGCTTTTACTAACCCAACTAATACTTTTCATTTAGTTACTCTTAATCCCAGTTTAACGGCAGGTACTAAGACTGGTGAACGCAATTGTGGTATTCCACCACTATATCCTCATTGGGTAGAATTATTTGATTTGAAAAATATCAAACTTCCTTTTAATGGTGGAAAATTGAGTAATAAAACAGCGAAACTTTACATCAAGTTTAGAACCAGTGGTATAGGTTTTAGACCTTATGATTTACGTCATGCTTATGCTATTCGCGGTCATCGTTTACAAGTCCCGATTAAGACAATGGCAGATTATATGGGACATACAGTACAAGAGCATACCAAATCTTATCAAAGGTGGATGAATGAAGATACTAATTTAGAAATATACAAAGAAGTTGTTATTCACAGACAAGGTACAACTAAAGAAGCGCTGAAGGAAAGAATTAGAGAATTAGAAGCAGAAAATCTGGCTTTAAAAGCAGAGAATGAGACTTTAAAGAGGATATTAATTCAGCATCAATTGGGTGAATTGCTGAGTTGA
- a CDS encoding GerMN domain-containing protein encodes MNKIINTSTKYIFPIMLVAIFASLSSCNSSPNSSNVDSQAANTTTLPTPNSETPTAVTPSPIPTASISPTPSQTPTTANLNTQSSNKPPLPEETPTQNKTSSQSAAATKRVDVTLYTSDAQCQDLIPQKIEVSAAEPVTGTVGKILEQRDSADFRLSGYDVNIRNGVATVDLRVSSKSQRQIASLSSCEQFALFGSLRKTLTSNSQWGIKEVRFTEKGEEIVL; translated from the coding sequence ATGAACAAAATTATCAACACCAGCACAAAGTATATTTTCCCTATTATGCTAGTGGCAATATTTGCCAGTCTCAGTAGTTGTAATTCTAGTCCTAACTCTAGTAATGTTGACAGTCAAGCTGCCAACACTACAACATTACCAACACCAAACAGTGAGACTCCTACAGCTGTTACACCATCTCCCATCCCTACAGCATCCATATCACCCACACCATCCCAAACCCCAACCACAGCTAATCTCAACACGCAATCGAGCAATAAGCCGCCCTTGCCTGAAGAAACCCCTACTCAAAACAAAACTTCTTCTCAGAGCGCTGCTGCCACTAAAAGGGTAGATGTGACTTTATACACGAGTGATGCTCAATGCCAAGATCTGATTCCGCAAAAAATAGAAGTATCCGCAGCAGAACCTGTTACAGGTACAGTGGGTAAAATCTTAGAACAACGGGATAGTGCAGACTTTAGATTATCTGGATATGATGTTAACATCAGAAATGGTGTTGCCACAGTAGATTTACGAGTATCCTCCAAGTCCCAACGGCAGATAGCTTCTCTATCTAGTTGCGAGCAGTTTGCTCTGTTTGGTAGTCTCCGCAAAACTCTCACTAGTAATTCTCAATGGGGAATTAAAGAAGTTCGCTTTACTGAAAAAGGCGAGGAAATTGTGCTTTAA
- a CDS encoding CopG family transcriptional regulator codes for MSSKKKGSRFDELIDAARSRQQRDQPQPSAENSSRTTKSTDPDYTRTTVYLPKQLHRQLKAAAASQERQMSDILIELLEQWLNSQSGK; via the coding sequence ATGAGTAGCAAGAAAAAAGGTAGCCGTTTCGACGAGTTAATTGATGCTGCCCGCAGTCGTCAACAAAGGGATCAGCCTCAGCCAAGCGCTGAAAATAGTTCTCGCACGACTAAAAGTACCGATCCAGATTATACCCGTACAACTGTTTATCTGCCCAAGCAATTGCATCGTCAGCTTAAGGCAGCAGCAGCTTCTCAAGAGCGACAAATGAGCGACATCTTGATAGAGTTGCTTGAGCAGTGGCTCAATTCTCAGAGCGGCAAGTAG
- a CDS encoding ParA family protein: MIITVAAFKGGVGKSTTALHLATYLQSKADTLLVDGDLNRSALDWSNRGRLPFKVADEKQGVNLARLYEHIVIDTPARPDADELKTIAKGCDLLVIPTTPDAIALAATLQMVDVLQKLKTNYRILLTIIPPNPNKAGEDAKTALEGAQLPVFKSKIRRLAVFQRAALEGVPVNAVKDPYARIAWRCYAEVGEEILP; encoded by the coding sequence ATGATTATCACAGTAGCGGCTTTTAAAGGCGGGGTGGGCAAGTCTACAACTGCGTTACACCTAGCTACATATCTTCAAAGTAAAGCTGACACCCTATTAGTAGACGGAGATTTAAACCGCAGTGCTTTAGACTGGTCAAATCGAGGTAGATTACCGTTTAAGGTGGCAGATGAAAAGCAGGGGGTGAATTTAGCGAGATTGTACGAGCATATAGTAATTGATACCCCAGCTAGACCTGATGCGGATGAGTTAAAAACCATTGCTAAGGGGTGTGACTTACTTGTTATACCCACAACTCCTGATGCGATCGCTTTAGCTGCAACGCTGCAAATGGTTGATGTGCTCCAGAAACTGAAGACAAATTATCGAATTTTGCTGACTATTATTCCTCCCAATCCCAACAAAGCTGGGGAAGATGCTAAAACAGCCTTAGAAGGGGCACAACTGCCTGTATTTAAGTCTAAAATTCGACGACTGGCTGTATTTCAACGGGCAGCTTTAGAAGGGGTGCCAGTCAATGCAGTGAAAGATCCTTACGCACGTATTGCATGGCGATGTTATGCCGAGGTTGGAGAGGAGATATTACCATGA